A genomic window from Glycine soja cultivar W05 chromosome 10, ASM419377v2, whole genome shotgun sequence includes:
- the LOC114371708 gene encoding uncharacterized protein LOC114371708 yields MSDSKSTFHPTLVVSNIKNHVPIILEMENVQYATWAKIFKIHARSHRVIDHIIPSRDGKQKAPPMEEETELWLTLDTTVLQWIYATISHDFLHTILELDTTTMEAWNRLHDIFQDNKHSRAVTLEYDFTHTTMEAFSSVSAYYQHFKSLSDQLKNVGFPVDNNRLVLQLMSGLTEPYKGVATLICQSDPLPHFYQARSMLVLKESSLKKATQTSSSAMVAHDSDKSQEMSDHSSARRTNNGGKRYSNCENSRKNLNNTGGCDNSGAGKGGSDGRGKGGGGNNRGGGQQQP; encoded by the coding sequence ATGTCGGACTCAAAATCTACCTTTCACCCTACTCTTGTTGTATCCAACATCAAGAATCATGTCCCTATCATTCTTGAGATGGAAAATGTCCAATATGCGACATGggctaaaattttcaaaattcacgcACGATCCCATAGGGTAATTGATCATATAATTCCTTCGCGGGATGGTAAGCAGAAGGCGCCACCAATGGAGGAGGAGACAGAACTCTGGTTGACACTAGACACCACCGTTCTACAATGGATTTATGCCACCATTTCTCATGATTTTTTACATACTATTCTTGAACTTGACACCACGACAATGGAGGCTTGGAATAGGTTGCATGATATATTCCAAGATAACAAACACTCTCGTGCCGTTACACTTGAGTATGATTTCACCCACACAACCATGGAGGCCTTTTCAAGTGTCTCTGCTTACTATCAACATTTCAAGTCATTGTCGGATCAACTCAAGAACGTCGGCTTTCCGGTCGATAACAATAGGTTGGTTCTGCAATTGATGTCCGGTCTCACTGAACCCTACAAGGGAGTGGCCACACTCATCTGTCAAAGTGATCCCTTGCCTCATTTTTATCAAGCACGGTCGATGCTTGTTCTTAAAGAATCCAGCCTCAAGAAGGCGACTCAGACCTCGTCCTCTGCCATGGTGGCTCATGACTCGGATAAATCTCAAGAGATGTCTGATCATTCATCAGCACGCCGCACAAATAATGGTGGAAAACGGTATTCAAACTGTGAAAATTCTAGAAAGAATCTCAACAACACTGGTGGTTGTGATAACTCAGGCGCTGGCAAGGGAGGCTCTGATGGCAGGGGTAAAGGTGGCGGTGGCAACAATCGCGGGGGTGGACAGCAGCAGCCCTAG